In Syntrophobacterales bacterium, the sequence TTTCAGTGAATCCGCATCGACCGTAGCAGATGGGTTTTCCGCAAAGTAAGCCTGCGCTGCCGTGTATGCGTTTTTCAGGTCACTTTTGACCTGTGCTGCGTAACCTTTCTGCTTGTACGCGGTGAACTGCGGAATGGCGATAGCCGCTAGGATGCCGATGATGGCGATAACGATCATGAGTTCGATCAACGTGAAGCCCTTGCTGCTTTTTTTGTAAAATGTGCTGAGCATGATTTTTTCTCCTTTTCTATTTGTGTAGGTTGTTGTCTAACTGTTTCCCTTGGATTGACCGAATTTTTATTTTCCCGGCGTTCCCCCTTTCTACGGTTATTCACTGCACTATCGTAAAGCAACATCAATGC encodes:
- a CDS encoding prepilin-type N-terminal cleavage/methylation domain-containing protein, which translates into the protein MLSTFYKKSSKGFTLIELMIVIAIIGILAAIAIPQFTAYKQKGYAAQVKSDLKNAYTAAQAYFAENPSATVDADSLKTNGYKKSNDVDEVKVSVGTQTGLTMNTKSTADAEITGTIDDAGTITGTFSH